From a single Parambassis ranga chromosome 2, fParRan2.1, whole genome shotgun sequence genomic region:
- the gabpb2a gene encoding GA-binding protein subunit beta-2a: MSLVDLGKRLLEAARKGQDDEVRNLMANGAPFTTDWLGTSPLHLAAQHGHYSTADVLLRAGVSRDARTKVDRTPLHMAAAEGHTVIVELLVRNGADINAKDMLKMTALHWAAQHGHHGVAETLIKHGADVHALSKFDKTPFDIAVDIQNTELMLLLQEGMQNQVNMNQVNMNQVSMNVETSSTTNQPQFIIQGIPAIQGGVVNLAELLNKANAGDSEEAMAASALDSNIQHAAVVNEGGQRVITIVTDQHGNLQTTGGMAQPFFVTMQHGQQMLAVPANTVTEEVVTEEPQPPPSRKRKLEVTNNHDTGETELLQRQLQEANRKAQEYRQQLLRKEQEAEEYRMKLEAMAQSQAKSSNTTVGAAAGANAASPEEVVGGEEDEEEGASSVVEEEGEMVVLQEGGIIMEGEEGQVTLVQTGGEATEVSS, from the exons aTGTCACTGGTGGACCTGGGGAAGCGGCTGCTGGAGGCAGCACGGAAAGGTCAGGACGATGAGGTCCGAAACCTGATGGCCAACGGGGCTCCGTTCACCACGGACTGG CTGGGAACCTCCCCCCTTCACCTGGCAGCTCAACACGGCCATTACTCCACCGCTGACGTCCTGCTGAGAGCTGGTGTCAGCAGGGACGCTCGCACCAAAGTGGACCGGACACCGCTGCACATGGCCGCCGCAGAGGGGCACACGGTCATCGTGGAGCTGCTGGTCCGG AATGGAGCCGACATCAACGCCAAAGACATGCTGAAGATGACCGCTCTGCACTGGGCGGCGCAGCACGGGCACCACGGCGTGGCTGAGACGCTCATCAAACACGGCGCAGATGTGCACGCACTCAGCAAGTTCGACAAGACGCCGTTTGACATCGCCGTGGACATTCAGAACACCGAGCTGATGCTGCTCCTGCAG GAGGGCATGCAGAACCAGGTCAACATGAACCAGGTCAACATGAACCAGGTGAGCATGAACGTGGAGACGAGCAGCACCACCAACCAGCCGCAGTTCATCATCCAGGGAATACCAGCCATACAGGGGGGCGTGGTCAACCTGGCGGAGCTGCTCAACAAGGCCAACgcag GAGACTCTGAAGAGGCGATGGCTGCCAGTGCTCTGGACTCCAACATCCAGCACGCAGCTGTGGTCAATGAGGGGGGTCAGAGAGTCATCACCATCGTCACAGACCAGCATGGTAACCTGCAGACCACGGGAGGGATGGCGCAGCCGTTCTTTGTGACCATGCAGCACGGACAGCAGA TGCTGGCGGTGCCGGCCAATACAGTGACAGAGGAGGTGGTGACGGAGGAGCCTCAGCCTCCTCCCTCTAGAAAGAGGAAACTGGAGGTGACCAACAACCACGACACAGGGGAGACG gagctgctgcagaggcagctgcaggaggccaacaGGAAGGCGCAGGAGTACCGACAGCAGCTGCTGCGCAAGGAGCAGGAGGCCGAGGAGTACCGCATGAAACTGGAGGCCATGGCACAAAGTCAGGCCAAGAGCAGCAACACCACCGTCGGAGCAGCCGCTGGCGCCAACGCTGCCAGCCCTGAGGAGGTggtgggaggggaggaggacgaggaggagggggcCAGCAgcgtggtggaggaggagggagagatggtgGTGCTGCAGGAGGGAGGCATCATTATGGAGGGCGAGGAGGGTCAGGTGACACTCGTGCAGACAGGCGGAGAGGCCACAGAGGTCAGCTCCTAA